In a genomic window of Corynebacterium coyleae:
- a CDS encoding copper resistance CopC family protein produces MPKPAHCRQVARVGGIAAAALATALVTSAPAVAHDVVIGSNPENKSVVQDFPERIELEFSGEPKEGFNTVAISRTENGSTDVLFTGEPVIEGRNVTLDLPPDLQPEAGDYKVGFQIVSSDGHATKGMTSFSYQPDGAGSQSQQDSTATNAAETNENSSVSALWLLALGTIVLAVIAVLAVTNRSKKSKTITDDVRKGAQ; encoded by the coding sequence ATGCCCAAACCTGCACATTGCAGGCAAGTTGCACGAGTGGGCGGTATTGCTGCCGCGGCGTTGGCAACTGCTCTGGTTACCTCGGCTCCCGCGGTTGCGCATGACGTTGTTATCGGATCCAACCCCGAAAACAAGTCTGTGGTGCAGGACTTTCCTGAGCGGATCGAGCTGGAGTTTTCTGGCGAGCCCAAGGAAGGTTTCAATACCGTCGCCATCTCACGTACGGAGAATGGAAGCACGGATGTGCTGTTCACCGGCGAACCGGTAATTGAGGGCCGAAACGTCACACTCGACCTTCCGCCAGATCTGCAGCCGGAGGCCGGAGACTACAAAGTTGGCTTCCAAATCGTCTCGTCCGACGGACACGCAACTAAGGGCATGACCTCGTTTAGCTATCAGCCAGATGGCGCTGGCTCGCAATCGCAACAGGATTCGACCGCTACTAACGCTGCAGAAACGAATGAAAACTCAAGCGTTTCTGCTCTCTGGCTGCTTGCTCTTGGCACCATCGTGCTTGCGGTCATCGCGGTGTTGGCCGTGACGAATCGTTCGAAGAAGAGCAAGACCATAACTGATGACGTGCGCAAAGGCGCGCAGTAA
- a CDS encoding glycosyltransferase family 4 protein has product MRVGLVCSYSFDEPGGVQAHVLDLAERLREMGHHSEVLGPASADTPLPEWVTRGGPAVPIPYNGSVARLSFGPRVVRTTKRFIELGDFDVLHIHEPNSPGYAMVANRIAAGPIVATYHTSAESSYALKVALPALRANLEKIRAGIAVSELAWQWQAEQIGTDPVIIPNGVDTRRFARARGVRNDSSDVEVVFLGRLDEPRKGLDVFLAALERLPRLPQVTVMGGGAAREMDGVRFAGKVTEDEKVEILGRADIFVAPNLGGESFGIILVEAMAAGCAVVASDIPAFAAVGSDAAAFFPPGDPDALAQQLQLLIDDATYRNDLINRGARRATEFDWAVVANRICAVYEAVSYNEKVRIER; this is encoded by the coding sequence ATGCGGGTTGGGCTAGTCTGCTCCTATTCTTTTGATGAACCTGGTGGGGTTCAAGCGCATGTCCTTGACTTGGCGGAGCGGTTGCGGGAAATGGGACATCACAGTGAAGTCCTCGGCCCTGCATCTGCCGATACACCGTTGCCCGAGTGGGTAACTCGGGGCGGGCCAGCGGTTCCGATTCCTTACAACGGTTCTGTGGCGCGCTTGTCGTTTGGCCCGCGAGTAGTGAGGACGACCAAGCGATTCATCGAACTCGGCGATTTCGATGTGCTGCATATCCACGAGCCAAATTCGCCGGGCTACGCCATGGTTGCGAACCGAATAGCTGCGGGTCCGATCGTGGCTACCTATCACACCTCTGCGGAGAGCTCCTATGCGCTGAAAGTAGCGCTGCCTGCGTTGCGTGCGAACTTGGAGAAGATTCGTGCCGGAATCGCAGTGAGCGAGTTGGCATGGCAGTGGCAGGCAGAGCAGATTGGCACTGACCCTGTGATCATTCCGAACGGAGTTGACACGCGACGCTTCGCGCGGGCTCGTGGTGTGCGCAATGACTCTTCAGACGTGGAGGTTGTGTTCCTTGGGCGACTCGACGAGCCACGTAAAGGCCTCGATGTGTTCTTGGCTGCCCTGGAGCGTCTTCCGCGCCTTCCTCAGGTGACGGTGATGGGCGGAGGTGCTGCACGCGAAATGGACGGGGTGCGTTTCGCTGGGAAGGTTACGGAGGATGAAAAGGTCGAGATTCTCGGCCGCGCCGACATTTTTGTTGCCCCGAACCTCGGCGGCGAGTCGTTTGGCATCATTCTGGTCGAAGCAATGGCGGCGGGGTGTGCCGTGGTAGCCAGCGATATCCCTGCTTTTGCCGCCGTTGGCTCTGACGCTGCGGCATTCTTCCCACCGGGGGATCCCGATGCTTTGGCGCAGCAGTTGCAGCTGCTTATCGACGACGCCACTTACCGCAACGACTTGATTAACCGAGGTGCACGTCGCGCCACGGAATTCGACTGGGCAGTGGTGGCGAACCGTATTTGCGCTGTGTATGAGGCTGTTTCCTACAACGAGAAGGTGAGGATTGAGCGGTGA
- the ruvA gene encoding Holliday junction branch migration protein RuvA: MIDSLNGEVLTIGLDHAVIECSGVGYRFLATPQTLGGLVRGETRRVMTSMVVKDDGVTLYGFGDNESREMFHKLQTVTGLGPKLAIAALSVFEPGELSTHIANGDAKKVQTIPGVGKKMAERMILELKDKVEAMLPAQSPNGVGAGTAAKPATTYASEQVVEALVGLGFPERTAQSVVDQLTTDQPDLDASALLRQALTHLGKK, encoded by the coding sequence ATGATTGATTCTCTCAACGGTGAGGTGCTCACTATTGGTCTCGACCATGCGGTCATTGAGTGTTCGGGGGTGGGGTATAGGTTTCTTGCTACACCGCAAACGCTTGGCGGTCTTGTGCGTGGTGAAACGCGTCGAGTGATGACCTCGATGGTGGTCAAAGACGACGGCGTCACCTTGTATGGCTTTGGCGACAATGAATCGCGCGAGATGTTCCATAAGTTGCAGACCGTGACTGGCTTGGGGCCGAAACTGGCTATTGCCGCGTTGTCTGTTTTTGAGCCTGGCGAGCTTTCGACGCATATTGCAAACGGTGACGCGAAGAAGGTTCAAACGATCCCCGGCGTGGGCAAGAAAATGGCCGAGCGCATGATCCTCGAGCTCAAGGACAAAGTTGAAGCGATGTTGCCGGCGCAGTCACCAAACGGTGTGGGGGCTGGTACAGCAGCAAAGCCAGCCACCACTTACGCCTCGGAACAGGTTGTGGAAGCGCTGGTCGGACTCGGATTCCCAGAGCGTACGGCACAGTCGGTCGTAGATCAGCTGACAACAGACCAGCCGGATCTCGATGCTTCTGCGTTGTTGCGTCAAGCGCTGACGCATTTAGGCAAGAAGTAG
- a CDS encoding Dyp-type peroxidase has product MVEPQRGGVSRRVFLAGAAGVAGVASSSMALVACSGEDDRETASRALTESTIAFDGAHQAGIQTTTQANLNLVGFNLKDGVEADGIRRLMRLWTEDARELVSGRNPLSSLEPEMVDRPANLTITCGLGERIFDVAAPKSKPAWLHDIEPMPREKLVPEWGQTDIVLQICSDDPMVCAWVMRHMTRAGMDYVKTAWVQQGFMNAYGNIPKGQTPRNLFGQVDGTVNPHSDDEFAEQVFHEDGSSSLVVRRIAMDLDDWERLDRASREESVGRRLSDGAPLTGDSEFDKPDLDAIDEYGLPVIDRNSHMARAMPPKDHPEQRFLRRPYNYNLPPDPNSKGLSNAGLVFLTFQKDPDTQFTPVLRRLLEMDRLNEWTTHIGSAVYWVPPGTVEPGSGNSGDTYWGEAVLSGTRG; this is encoded by the coding sequence ATGGTTGAGCCACAGCGTGGCGGAGTTTCCCGCCGGGTGTTTCTGGCCGGTGCGGCTGGGGTGGCGGGGGTTGCGTCATCAAGCATGGCGCTCGTTGCGTGTAGCGGTGAGGATGATCGCGAAACTGCATCACGGGCACTTACCGAATCAACTATCGCATTCGATGGCGCTCATCAGGCAGGCATCCAAACGACTACACAAGCGAATCTCAACCTCGTTGGGTTCAACCTCAAAGACGGCGTGGAGGCCGATGGAATCCGCCGTCTAATGCGGTTGTGGACGGAAGATGCGCGAGAGCTCGTCTCCGGCCGCAACCCTTTGTCAAGCCTTGAGCCAGAAATGGTAGACAGGCCAGCAAACCTCACAATCACATGCGGCTTGGGCGAGCGAATCTTTGACGTCGCCGCCCCCAAAAGTAAGCCGGCGTGGCTGCACGACATTGAGCCGATGCCACGGGAGAAACTCGTTCCAGAGTGGGGACAAACCGATATCGTTCTCCAGATCTGCTCGGATGACCCGATGGTGTGTGCATGGGTAATGCGCCACATGACCCGCGCAGGGATGGACTACGTAAAAACTGCGTGGGTGCAGCAAGGGTTCATGAACGCCTACGGCAATATTCCGAAAGGCCAAACCCCGCGCAACCTCTTCGGTCAAGTCGATGGAACCGTCAACCCACATTCGGACGATGAATTCGCGGAGCAGGTGTTTCACGAGGACGGCTCTTCCTCACTGGTAGTGCGCCGGATCGCGATGGATCTCGACGATTGGGAGCGGCTCGACCGGGCTTCACGCGAGGAGTCTGTCGGCCGCAGGTTGAGCGACGGTGCCCCGCTCACTGGCGACAGCGAATTCGACAAACCAGATCTCGATGCAATTGATGAATACGGTCTGCCCGTCATTGACAGGAACTCGCACATGGCGCGAGCAATGCCGCCGAAGGACCATCCGGAGCAGCGTTTCTTACGCAGACCGTACAACTACAACCTTCCGCCGGATCCGAACTCGAAAGGTCTCTCAAATGCAGGCTTGGTCTTTCTGACTTTTCAGAAGGACCCGGATACCCAGTTCACTCCGGTGCTTCGCCGCCTGCTGGAGATGGATCGCCTTAACGAATGGACGACTCACATTGGTTCCGCGGTGTACTGGGTGCCACCGGGCACTGTGGAGCCGGGTAGTGGTAACTCCGGTGATACGTACTGGGGCGAAGCCGTACTTTCCGGCACTCGGGGGTAG
- a CDS encoding phosphatidylinositol mannoside acyltransferase, protein MSGIGMRVSSAGYIAGWKIVGALPERITRPLAAAGADWVSNDGAGMDMLRRNLTRVVGAENVTKELVRDSVRSYARYWLEAFQLPRIADDPNLDERLTAGLVGREYLQESIDAGNGVVLTLPHSGNWDMAGMWLAKHYGTFTTVAERLRPEKLFDAFVEYRESLGFEVLALTGEKTPPYARLKEVLQGGGIVCLMGERDLGRRGVPVTFFGEDTTFPVGPAKLALETGASLHTVHTWFAGSQTDPRWGMSVAPALKVTTLERTVQAIADEFAVAIAHHPQDWHMLQPLWPVDVPVRGRRWALDNRSDISRET, encoded by the coding sequence ATGAGCGGCATTGGAATGCGTGTGTCTTCGGCGGGTTACATCGCCGGGTGGAAGATCGTCGGGGCGCTGCCGGAACGCATAACGCGTCCGTTAGCTGCTGCTGGTGCGGATTGGGTATCAAACGACGGCGCCGGAATGGACATGCTGCGCCGCAATCTCACACGCGTCGTCGGTGCAGAAAACGTCACCAAGGAGCTGGTGCGTGACAGCGTGCGTTCCTACGCAAGGTATTGGCTCGAAGCTTTCCAACTGCCTCGCATTGCGGATGATCCAAACTTGGATGAGCGACTCACTGCAGGTCTGGTTGGTAGGGAGTATTTGCAGGAGTCGATCGATGCTGGCAACGGGGTCGTACTGACTCTGCCGCATTCCGGGAATTGGGATATGGCGGGAATGTGGCTTGCAAAGCACTATGGAACGTTTACAACGGTTGCTGAGCGGCTCAGGCCTGAGAAGCTGTTTGATGCGTTCGTGGAGTATCGCGAAAGCCTGGGTTTCGAAGTACTTGCCCTCACCGGGGAGAAAACTCCTCCCTATGCAAGGCTCAAAGAGGTCCTCCAAGGCGGGGGCATCGTGTGTTTGATGGGCGAGCGCGACCTTGGGCGTCGAGGCGTGCCAGTGACATTTTTCGGCGAGGATACGACTTTTCCTGTAGGGCCAGCAAAGTTGGCATTGGAGACAGGCGCGAGCCTTCACACAGTGCATACGTGGTTTGCAGGTTCGCAGACGGATCCTCGCTGGGGGATGAGCGTTGCACCTGCGCTGAAAGTAACCACGCTTGAGCGAACGGTGCAGGCAATTGCAGACGAGTTCGCTGTCGCGATTGCCCACCACCCGCAGGATTGGCACATGCTGCAGCCGTTGTGGCCTGTCGATGTCCCGGTTCGCGGGAGGCGCTGGGCGCTCGACAACCGTTCAGACATCTCAAGGGAGACCTAG
- a CDS encoding YebC/PmpR family DNA-binding transcriptional regulator, whose translation MAGHSKWATTKHKKAANDAKRSKLWAKMIKDIEVAARTGGGDPAANPTLDDMIRKAKKASVPNDNIERARKRGSGEEAGGSDWETVMYEGYGNNGVAVLIECLTDNRNRAATEVRTAMTKNGGNLGESGSVGYMFERTGVVTIKKGDLSEDDVLMAVLDAGAEEVNDLGEEFEITCKPTDLPAVREALIGESIEIEDAGQEFRADVQVDLDLEGAQKMMRLIDALEDSDDVQNVYTNMTISDEVAAQLDA comes from the coding sequence ATGGCAGGCCACTCAAAGTGGGCAACGACCAAGCACAAAAAAGCGGCGAACGATGCAAAGCGTTCCAAGCTCTGGGCGAAGATGATCAAGGATATCGAGGTCGCCGCCCGCACAGGCGGCGGTGACCCCGCTGCTAACCCGACCCTCGATGACATGATCCGCAAGGCGAAGAAGGCCTCGGTCCCCAACGACAACATCGAGCGCGCTCGCAAGCGTGGCTCCGGCGAGGAAGCCGGCGGATCCGACTGGGAAACTGTCATGTACGAGGGCTACGGCAACAACGGTGTTGCTGTGTTGATTGAGTGCTTGACCGACAACCGCAACCGTGCCGCAACCGAGGTACGTACCGCCATGACCAAGAATGGTGGCAACCTGGGCGAGTCCGGTTCTGTCGGTTACATGTTTGAGCGCACCGGTGTGGTCACGATCAAGAAGGGTGATCTCTCCGAAGATGACGTGCTGATGGCAGTGCTCGACGCCGGCGCTGAGGAAGTCAACGACCTCGGTGAAGAGTTCGAAATTACCTGCAAGCCGACTGACCTGCCTGCAGTGCGTGAGGCCCTGATCGGTGAAAGCATCGAGATTGAAGACGCTGGCCAGGAATTCCGTGCCGACGTTCAGGTCGATCTGGATCTCGAGGGCGCACAGAAGATGATGCGCCTGATCGACGCGTTGGAAGATTCCGACGACGTCCAGAATGTCTACACCAATATGACGATCTCGGACGAGGTTGCAGCGCAGCTCGACGCGTAA
- the pgsA gene encoding phosphatidylinositol phosphate synthase: protein MLSVHGRKPAAVVVEPVAKGLLKAGVTPNMITLAGTIATMLAMMVLIPTDHLVWAAVLSTIFAACDMVDGTMARLRGGGTAFGATLDASCDRLTDGALFGSIAMWMVYVADLSAAHVAACLAVLVLSQAISYIKARAEAGGISVVGGLIERPERLILALGGLALEGFGVPNAVVVSIWLLLAGSLFTVVQRLVFAARDDQANAKMAPPAGA, encoded by the coding sequence ATGCTTAGTGTGCATGGGCGTAAACCGGCAGCTGTTGTCGTGGAACCGGTGGCGAAGGGCTTGTTGAAAGCCGGCGTCACGCCGAACATGATCACTCTTGCCGGCACGATTGCCACGATGCTGGCGATGATGGTTCTCATCCCGACGGATCATCTCGTGTGGGCAGCGGTGTTGAGCACGATTTTTGCAGCGTGTGACATGGTGGACGGCACCATGGCGCGATTACGTGGTGGTGGGACGGCTTTCGGCGCAACACTAGACGCCAGTTGTGACCGTCTCACGGACGGCGCCCTGTTTGGGTCGATCGCTATGTGGATGGTCTACGTTGCGGACTTGTCTGCGGCCCATGTTGCAGCCTGCCTAGCTGTGTTGGTCCTCTCGCAGGCGATCAGCTACATCAAGGCTCGCGCAGAAGCCGGCGGCATCAGCGTCGTCGGCGGCCTCATTGAACGGCCAGAGCGTTTGATCCTTGCTTTGGGCGGGCTAGCGCTCGAGGGGTTTGGGGTGCCGAACGCTGTCGTGGTGTCAATTTGGCTTCTGTTAGCAGGGTCGCTGTTTACCGTGGTGCAGCGGCTGGTCTTCGCCGCGCGAGACGATCAGGCGAACGCGAAGATGGCGCCACCAGCAGGGGCGTAG
- a CDS encoding HIT family protein has translation MRQWRSSRTGSRRNVTISRVRQTLQPSGSNHGEDPYIDTGVGAPDRLVRLWAPYRSSYIASAPRSSKSNDPFLEIPKLSDEDGLIIARGTRVYAVLNLYPYNAGHLMVVPYRKVAELEALDDEETTELMAFAKHAVKTLKHVSNPEAINVGLNLGKASGGSVGDHLHLHVVPRWSGDSNFMTVLSGTKVLPQLLRETRELLAQGWREVEQGEGRSHDA, from the coding sequence ATGAGGCAGTGGAGATCATCGCGGACTGGATCGCGGCGAAACGTAACGATCAGCCGAGTGAGGCAAACGTTGCAGCCCAGCGGCAGTAATCATGGCGAGGACCCCTACATCGATACCGGTGTAGGGGCTCCTGACCGTCTTGTACGTCTGTGGGCGCCCTACCGGTCGAGTTACATTGCGTCGGCGCCGAGATCGTCGAAAAGCAATGACCCGTTTCTAGAGATACCGAAACTCAGCGACGAAGACGGATTGATTATTGCCCGTGGCACGCGTGTATACGCGGTGTTGAACCTGTATCCGTACAACGCCGGACATCTCATGGTTGTGCCGTATCGCAAGGTCGCGGAGCTTGAGGCGCTTGACGACGAAGAAACAACCGAACTGATGGCATTTGCCAAGCATGCGGTAAAGACGCTGAAGCATGTGTCGAACCCAGAGGCGATTAACGTCGGTTTGAACCTGGGCAAAGCGTCCGGAGGGTCGGTTGGAGATCACCTGCATCTGCATGTGGTTCCGCGCTGGTCCGGTGACTCGAATTTTATGACTGTGCTTTCCGGAACCAAGGTTCTGCCGCAGCTCCTGCGGGAGACTCGCGAGCTGCTGGCGCAGGGGTGGCGCGAGGTCGAACAGGGCGAGGGGAGAAGCCACGATGCTTAG
- the thrS gene encoding threonine--tRNA ligase, which translates to MSNEAVVEFATFEVPAGTAVGAAMRELNLPNKGDDAVVCVLDAEGELKDLSHVPEQTATFTPVPANTELGRSVIRHSCAHVLAQAVQAEFPGTKLGIGPAIEDGFYYDFDVAEPFTPEDLKTLERRMKKIIKQGQKFVRGVYASVEEAAEDLKDEPYKLELINDKGNVDPDSDEATEIGAGELTHYDNVNPRTGEVEWHDLCRGPHVPTTKYIPAFALTRSSAAYWRGDQDNAGLQRVYGTAWESKEELDEYMTMLEEAEKRDHRRLGNELDLFSFPDEVGSGLPVFHPDGGIVRMTMEQHSRERHVAAGYSFVNTPHVTKGDLFTKSGHLDWYADGMFPPMKLDGEVDADGNVTKQPVDYYAKPMNCPMHNLIFDSRGRSYRELPLRLFEFGTVYRYEKSGVVHGLTRARGFTQDDAHIYCTEEQLEEELTSVLEFIISLLQDYGLDDFYLELSTKDPKKYIGDDDIWERSTSILESVAKKSGLELVPDPAGAAFYGPKISVQARDAIGRTWQMSTVQLDFNLPERFDLTYTASDGSKKRPVMIHRALFGSIERFFGVLLEHYAGAFPAWLAPHQVVGIPVADAFADHLDGVVAKLRERGIRAEVDHSDDRMQKKIRTHTTNKIPFMLLAGERDVDANAVSFRFLDGTQINGVNVDEAVEIIADWIAAKRNDQPSEANVAAQRQ; encoded by the coding sequence ATGTCAAACGAAGCAGTAGTCGAGTTTGCAACGTTCGAGGTCCCCGCAGGCACCGCCGTGGGTGCAGCGATGCGGGAGTTGAACCTGCCAAACAAGGGCGACGACGCCGTCGTTTGCGTCTTGGATGCAGAGGGCGAACTCAAAGATCTTTCCCACGTGCCGGAGCAAACCGCCACGTTCACTCCTGTCCCGGCAAACACTGAGCTTGGTCGCTCGGTTATCCGCCACTCCTGTGCGCACGTACTTGCACAGGCTGTTCAGGCGGAGTTCCCGGGAACCAAGCTGGGCATTGGCCCTGCGATTGAAGACGGCTTTTACTACGACTTTGATGTCGCCGAGCCGTTTACGCCTGAAGATCTGAAAACGCTTGAACGGCGTATGAAGAAGATCATCAAGCAAGGCCAGAAGTTTGTCCGCGGTGTCTACGCATCCGTGGAGGAAGCAGCCGAGGATCTCAAGGATGAGCCGTACAAGCTCGAACTGATCAACGACAAGGGCAACGTCGACCCAGATTCTGACGAAGCTACTGAAATCGGTGCAGGCGAGCTGACCCACTACGACAACGTCAATCCCCGCACGGGCGAGGTGGAGTGGCATGACCTTTGCCGTGGCCCGCACGTTCCAACGACGAAGTACATCCCGGCATTCGCACTGACCCGTTCGTCCGCTGCCTACTGGCGAGGCGACCAGGACAATGCTGGTCTGCAGCGTGTCTACGGCACTGCGTGGGAGTCGAAGGAAGAGCTCGACGAGTACATGACCATGCTCGAGGAGGCTGAGAAGCGCGATCACCGCCGTCTTGGCAATGAGCTGGATTTGTTCTCCTTCCCAGACGAGGTCGGTTCTGGTCTTCCGGTATTCCACCCGGACGGTGGCATCGTGCGTATGACCATGGAGCAGCACTCGCGTGAGCGTCACGTGGCAGCCGGCTACTCCTTCGTCAACACTCCGCACGTGACCAAGGGTGACCTTTTCACGAAGTCTGGTCACCTGGATTGGTACGCGGACGGCATGTTCCCGCCGATGAAGCTCGACGGTGAGGTTGACGCCGACGGCAACGTGACTAAGCAGCCGGTGGACTACTACGCCAAGCCGATGAACTGCCCGATGCACAACCTGATCTTCGACTCTCGTGGTCGTTCCTACCGCGAACTTCCGCTGCGTTTGTTCGAGTTCGGCACGGTGTACCGCTACGAAAAGTCTGGTGTGGTGCACGGTCTGACTCGTGCTCGTGGCTTTACCCAGGATGATGCTCACATCTACTGCACTGAGGAGCAGCTGGAAGAAGAGCTCACCAGCGTTCTGGAGTTCATCATCTCGCTGCTGCAGGACTACGGTCTGGATGACTTCTACCTCGAACTGTCCACGAAGGACCCGAAGAAATACATTGGCGACGACGACATCTGGGAGCGTTCCACGAGCATTCTCGAGTCGGTGGCGAAGAAGTCTGGCCTTGAGCTGGTTCCGGACCCTGCCGGCGCCGCTTTCTATGGCCCGAAGATTTCGGTGCAGGCACGCGACGCCATCGGTCGCACCTGGCAGATGTCGACCGTCCAGTTGGACTTCAACCTTCCTGAGCGCTTTGACCTGACCTACACCGCCTCTGACGGTTCGAAGAAGCGTCCGGTGATGATCCACCGTGCACTCTTCGGCTCGATCGAGCGTTTCTTCGGCGTGCTGCTCGAGCACTACGCGGGTGCGTTCCCGGCATGGCTGGCGCCACACCAGGTTGTGGGTATTCCGGTTGCTGATGCGTTTGCCGACCACCTTGATGGGGTCGTCGCAAAGCTGCGCGAGCGCGGTATTCGTGCAGAGGTTGACCACTCGGACGACCGCATGCAGAAGAAGATCCGTACGCACACCACGAACAAGATCCCGTTCATGCTGCTTGCGGGTGAGCGTGACGTTGATGCCAACGCTGTGAGCTTCCGCTTCCTTGATGGCACGCAGATCAACGGCGTGAATGTCGATGAGGCAGTGGAGATCATCGCGGACTGGATCGCGGCGAAACGTAACGATCAGCCGAGTGAGGCAAACGTTGCAGCCCAGCGGCAGTAA
- the ruvC gene encoding crossover junction endodeoxyribonuclease RuvC yields the protein MNLEGLRVMGIDPGLTRCGLSVVQAGRGRQIIPVAVGVVRTPSTAELAERLLRISRAVGEWMDDYQPDVVAMERIFERGNVSTVMHTAHAVGVMVLAAAERDIPVHMYTPSEVKKAISGNGRADKKQMTTMVTRILGLSEAPKPADAADALAIAVCHCWRAPLIARTQHLQQLQHPNTKAAVQ from the coding sequence GTGAACCTCGAAGGACTACGGGTGATGGGCATTGATCCCGGTCTGACGCGTTGTGGCTTGTCTGTTGTGCAGGCAGGTCGTGGCCGCCAGATCATTCCCGTAGCAGTTGGCGTCGTGCGAACTCCCTCAACAGCGGAGCTTGCGGAGCGCCTGCTCAGAATCTCTCGGGCGGTGGGCGAGTGGATGGATGATTACCAGCCCGATGTTGTTGCTATGGAACGTATCTTTGAACGTGGCAACGTCTCCACGGTGATGCACACAGCGCACGCTGTCGGTGTCATGGTCTTAGCCGCTGCGGAGCGTGACATCCCGGTGCACATGTACACCCCTTCAGAGGTAAAGAAAGCAATATCTGGCAATGGACGTGCGGACAAGAAGCAAATGACCACTATGGTCACGCGCATTCTTGGTTTGAGTGAGGCGCCGAAACCAGCAGATGCTGCTGATGCGCTGGCCATTGCAGTCTGTCACTGCTGGCGCGCGCCACTTATCGCTCGAACGCAACATCTCCAACAACTTCAACACCCCAATACGAAGGCGGCAGTGCAATGA
- a CDS encoding copper chaperone PCu(A)C, with translation MKNRLMATAVVAAFALTPALTACSSDSNEAATDTATSSAATSASETATDAAATSDVELVDGTVRAKAAKDAENGSDMTAIFGTLKNGTDEDIHVIGFTTSLGEAMYEIHEVVDGVMQEKEGGIVIPAGGTYELKPGGDHFMVMGYPDEIPAGDTVDVTLLTEGGTTIDIPEVAVRTMLPGDEDYGEDGQVMDHSQHKHGDDAAHGEHAEHSETAEHKH, from the coding sequence ATGAAGAATCGTTTGATGGCCACGGCAGTTGTCGCTGCTTTCGCTTTGACCCCGGCGCTGACCGCCTGCTCTAGCGACTCTAATGAGGCGGCAACCGACACAGCTACCTCGTCCGCTGCAACGTCGGCAAGTGAGACTGCCACGGATGCTGCCGCCACCTCGGACGTTGAACTCGTCGATGGCACTGTGCGTGCAAAGGCTGCCAAGGACGCAGAAAATGGCAGTGATATGACGGCGATCTTTGGCACCTTGAAAAATGGCACGGATGAAGACATCCACGTGATTGGCTTCACTACCTCGCTGGGTGAAGCCATGTACGAAATCCACGAGGTAGTGGATGGCGTCATGCAGGAGAAGGAGGGCGGCATCGTCATTCCGGCCGGTGGCACTTACGAGCTGAAGCCGGGCGGTGACCACTTCATGGTGATGGGCTACCCGGATGAGATTCCTGCTGGAGACACCGTTGATGTCACGCTGCTGACTGAGGGTGGCACCACCATTGATATTCCGGAAGTAGCCGTCCGTACCATGCTGCCGGGCGATGAGGACTACGGCGAGGATGGCCAGGTCATGGACCACAGCCAGCACAAGCACGGCGACGATGCAGCGCATGGCGAACACGCCGAGCACAGCGAAACCGCTGAGCACAAGCACTAG